In Streptomyces durocortorensis, a genomic segment contains:
- a CDS encoding toll/interleukin-1 receptor domain-containing protein, which translates to MDPAPNGVSVGSTYLRSWQVDSIDTPSNMFDGYDAHLVKINYDLEIDPDCPGMPWFEISFEFLSGETSDQAVVVDALPRFGTSPETPKPYVLNRFLNFVPSEGDVSTQVLLPATTDRVDMFGAGGNSVRWRHVSLGGAGVRPGSYAAWVVLLTPAGQVEQRVECSARYDLSVLPDVEYRPTQVPVDFRLSLVPPREGLRGVAPSLSAATEDPSQEYCPSVFICYAHDSLQHKETARLFGNLLAENGVGVHMDRYEEGKRGDWGIWARERIDQVDFVIVLASPICRKAFDGELRGREHPGIRSESRLINERLHVYRDEWTAKVLPVVLPHELVDNIPEMLQPWTSDHYEVTELTSGGIDDLLRAMTGVPKYSRPPLGQLPAGVLKPLSGAES; encoded by the coding sequence ATGGATCCCGCGCCGAACGGTGTCAGTGTGGGCTCGACGTATCTGCGCAGCTGGCAGGTGGATAGCATCGATACGCCGTCGAATATGTTTGACGGATACGACGCCCACCTGGTCAAGATCAATTACGATCTCGAAATCGATCCCGATTGCCCCGGGATGCCTTGGTTCGAAATTTCTTTCGAATTTCTCTCCGGGGAAACGAGTGATCAGGCCGTCGTCGTCGATGCTCTTCCTCGCTTCGGTACGTCTCCAGAGACTCCCAAGCCCTACGTGCTCAACCGGTTCCTGAACTTCGTCCCGAGCGAGGGCGATGTGTCCACCCAGGTCCTGCTTCCGGCGACCACGGACAGGGTCGACATGTTCGGCGCCGGCGGCAACAGCGTGCGGTGGAGGCATGTGTCGCTCGGCGGGGCCGGTGTCCGTCCCGGCTCCTACGCTGCCTGGGTCGTCCTGCTCACCCCCGCCGGGCAGGTTGAGCAACGAGTGGAATGCTCCGCTCGATACGACCTGTCGGTCCTCCCGGATGTCGAATACCGGCCCACACAGGTGCCAGTCGATTTTCGACTGAGTCTGGTCCCGCCCCGGGAGGGCCTGAGGGGCGTGGCGCCTTCGCTGTCGGCTGCCACCGAAGACCCGAGCCAGGAGTACTGCCCTTCCGTTTTCATCTGCTACGCGCACGACTCGCTACAGCACAAGGAAACTGCCAGGCTGTTCGGCAACCTTCTTGCCGAGAATGGCGTCGGCGTGCACATGGACCGGTATGAGGAAGGAAAGCGCGGGGACTGGGGTATCTGGGCACGGGAGCGCATCGACCAGGTTGATTTCGTCATCGTCCTTGCCTCCCCCATCTGTCGCAAAGCGTTCGACGGCGAGTTGCGCGGGCGTGAGCACCCGGGGATCCGGAGCGAGTCCCGGCTCATCAATGAGCGGCTCCATGTGTACCGCGACGAGTGGACCGCCAAGGTGTTGCCCGTTGTCCTGCCTCATGAACTGGTGGACAACATCCCCGAGATGCTGCAGCCATGGACGTCGGACCATTACGAAGTCACGGAGCTCACCTCGGGGGGCATCGATGACCTGCTGCGGGCGATGACGGGAGTACCGAAGTACTCCCGGCCACCGCTCGGTCAGCTGCCGGCCGGGGTGCTCAAGCCGTTGAGCGGTGCCGAGTCCTGA
- a CDS encoding DNA adenine methylase encodes MIENVAVPPAAPLCDAHAAHVAAPTIPTHILDNPRPLVSPLGIVDHALMMSRYQSPLRYPGAKSSLAPVIARILDAAKGSRAVPEINLLVEPFAGGASASLRLVGQGLVDRVLLADVDPLVTAFWQTAAADTEALIDRMHDEWTRYVKPGGVTAVDRWDYWRSWAPTRKAKPATVRLNLATQCLFLNRTTFSGILHGKAGPIGGRKQASPYGIGCRWNPEAIEERLRYVGHLYDTGRIVDVWHKDWQQTLDDVPSYYPQLIPSRVVAYLDPPYIEKASHLYRTSFDPRGGYGGNRAGKAGSDDHMLHMQLAGYLRTKAQFRWLLSYDNNPMLTESTWLYAHTRMAPSRVDREMLGVRSWPLTKRLVKTRYSASGKTGKRDADELLITTLPPSTVPVDHQLRELP; translated from the coding sequence ATGATCGAGAATGTGGCTGTGCCGCCGGCCGCCCCCCTCTGTGATGCTCACGCTGCGCATGTTGCTGCGCCTACAATCCCGACGCACATTCTCGACAACCCCCGCCCACTCGTTTCACCCCTCGGCATCGTTGACCACGCGCTCATGATGAGCAGGTACCAGTCACCCCTGCGCTATCCAGGAGCAAAGTCGTCCCTCGCGCCGGTGATCGCCCGAATTTTGGATGCCGCCAAGGGCTCGAGGGCCGTTCCGGAAATCAACCTCCTGGTCGAACCTTTCGCCGGCGGAGCGTCAGCGTCCTTGCGACTAGTTGGCCAAGGGCTCGTCGACCGAGTGCTGCTCGCTGACGTGGATCCGTTGGTGACTGCCTTCTGGCAAACCGCGGCCGCCGATACTGAGGCGCTGATCGACCGTATGCATGACGAGTGGACCCGATACGTCAAGCCGGGTGGAGTAACCGCTGTCGATCGGTGGGACTATTGGCGTTCCTGGGCGCCCACTCGGAAAGCGAAGCCTGCCACGGTCCGACTGAACCTCGCGACACAGTGCCTATTTCTAAACCGCACAACGTTTTCTGGAATCCTTCATGGTAAGGCAGGCCCGATCGGCGGGCGCAAGCAAGCAAGCCCGTACGGCATCGGATGCCGGTGGAATCCGGAAGCCATAGAGGAACGACTTCGATATGTCGGTCACCTTTACGACACCGGCCGAATCGTCGATGTCTGGCACAAGGACTGGCAACAGACACTCGATGACGTGCCTAGCTATTACCCGCAGTTGATCCCGTCTCGCGTTGTTGCTTACCTCGACCCGCCCTACATCGAAAAAGCCTCGCACTTGTACCGAACCTCTTTCGACCCCAGAGGTGGATACGGTGGCAACAGGGCTGGCAAGGCGGGATCAGATGACCACATGCTCCACATGCAGCTCGCCGGATATCTGCGTACCAAGGCGCAGTTCCGCTGGCTGCTCAGCTACGACAACAACCCAATGTTGACCGAAAGCACTTGGCTCTATGCGCACACTCGCATGGCGCCTAGCCGCGTGGACCGAGAGATGCTCGGCGTACGCTCGTGGCCCTTGACTAAACGGTTGGTGAAGACGCGCTACAGCGCTAGTGGTAAGACGGGCAAGCGCGATGCCGATGAACTCCTCATCACGACCCTTCCGCCATCGACTGTCCCCGTAGATCACCAGCTGCGCGAGCTGCCTTGA
- a CDS encoding RNaseH domain-containing protein encodes MLITLAYRVPRQDMDSLLGSITAYPLTADFGKAWADLPKRENQRQPRYSALATGLVAATGQPVKLFGERDLAEEEQSAGSRMLLLTSNAALDNRLRVAVMAWERHIRDGKKTPLLPGLLPAPEPARSFADFVKFRPGRVPVMPGWVFRTAEWQVMRQLAGVPMRIDDRAPVHLSMDTDGSLLAWDPGDLLANRAGSAFSMHKVTARLTTRAGVEDPVLCFDAHLSRISPQGDWAKNVWIERNEEDSPILKLPLRRRPDRETGKWRSHLDPAIAKIIEACQLSALDIPDELPPVPGAIRPQIASTRFHALGSGPGPRFMLRLHEHIMSTLPLLVPLPYEVDKRIRLAPRVTSYPPDGLPASAVGPSGFRRATLACVYATPAGRDRMLAELEELAGQPVKPTSDKQPVHVNSRMDVVTRHCPELLAHDTVNRTASLRSLNLPSGDDHLVAAWLETEYHPDVLRPEIDAKPHLRRLLGHLGVPAQFLATEPTVLPPKTNPSSTETKKYSARAALRDLFRAAGVLDNRLLDSVIAGGRPHGLARKALLVGIHARRQQTGTEGKPLVLTMVALYVDPDDLASCQVLVHSDRRQAWVRSAEGVADFHSGAIGTTRFGRTGEKAELTRDVVEARLGELLAMTPDGTPMVIFVDTQETRTIWPGLQNAQLNAGPLPGDKVRGGVADIAVVRLNTELSEIGRPVTRREKANMPSDPAKPAAPDRKVYRLPDADGRCWLFAGRSASIKAKGGDRGAFYTRWTLPDGLTSQLAVPWHSYTGKEIVVVSPGSWAPEQLAGLTASLCEQAISWDDRTQMPVPLHLATVIDYDHPDYRVSGDEDA; translated from the coding sequence GTGTTGATCACCCTCGCCTACCGCGTGCCACGACAGGACATGGACTCCCTGCTGGGCTCCATCACCGCCTACCCCCTCACCGCAGACTTCGGGAAAGCATGGGCGGACCTGCCCAAGCGGGAGAACCAACGGCAGCCGCGCTACTCCGCCCTGGCCACCGGGCTGGTTGCCGCCACCGGCCAACCCGTCAAGTTGTTCGGAGAACGCGATCTCGCGGAGGAGGAGCAGTCAGCAGGCAGCCGCATGTTGCTCCTCACCAGCAACGCCGCTCTCGACAACCGGCTGCGGGTCGCTGTAATGGCCTGGGAAAGGCATATCCGTGACGGGAAGAAGACCCCGCTCCTCCCCGGGCTGCTGCCCGCCCCCGAGCCAGCGCGCTCCTTCGCCGACTTCGTGAAATTCCGTCCAGGCCGGGTTCCGGTCATGCCCGGCTGGGTGTTCCGTACGGCAGAGTGGCAGGTGATGCGGCAACTGGCCGGAGTACCCATGCGCATCGACGACCGAGCGCCCGTCCATCTGTCCATGGACACTGACGGGTCCCTCCTGGCCTGGGATCCCGGCGATCTCCTCGCCAACCGAGCCGGATCGGCTTTCAGCATGCACAAGGTGACCGCACGGCTGACCACCCGGGCCGGCGTCGAGGACCCCGTCCTCTGCTTCGACGCTCACCTTTCCAGGATCTCGCCCCAGGGGGACTGGGCGAAGAACGTGTGGATCGAGCGGAACGAGGAAGACTCTCCCATCCTCAAACTCCCGCTACGGCGCCGCCCGGACAGAGAGACCGGCAAGTGGCGCAGCCATCTCGATCCCGCCATCGCGAAGATCATCGAGGCATGTCAGTTGTCAGCACTGGACATTCCGGATGAGCTACCACCCGTTCCTGGGGCGATCAGGCCTCAGATAGCGAGCACCCGGTTCCACGCGCTGGGAAGCGGCCCCGGCCCCAGGTTCATGCTTCGACTGCACGAGCACATCATGTCCACTCTTCCCCTGCTCGTACCTCTGCCCTACGAGGTGGACAAGAGGATCAGGCTCGCGCCTCGCGTAACGAGCTACCCGCCCGACGGCCTCCCTGCCTCCGCAGTCGGACCGAGCGGATTCCGAAGGGCCACTCTGGCCTGCGTCTACGCCACGCCTGCAGGCCGCGACCGTATGCTGGCCGAACTCGAGGAGCTGGCCGGACAGCCTGTGAAGCCGACGTCCGATAAACAGCCCGTCCACGTCAACTCCCGCATGGACGTGGTCACCCGCCACTGCCCGGAGCTGCTCGCCCACGACACCGTGAATCGCACGGCCTCTCTCAGGTCGCTGAACCTTCCGTCCGGTGACGACCACTTGGTCGCAGCCTGGCTGGAGACCGAGTACCACCCTGACGTACTGCGGCCCGAGATCGATGCCAAACCGCATCTGAGGCGCCTGCTGGGGCACTTGGGGGTACCGGCCCAGTTCCTTGCAACCGAGCCCACCGTCCTCCCGCCCAAGACCAACCCGTCCAGTACCGAAACCAAGAAGTACTCCGCCCGGGCCGCCCTGCGCGACCTGTTTCGGGCCGCGGGAGTCCTGGACAACCGGCTGCTGGACTCCGTGATCGCGGGCGGACGACCTCACGGGCTCGCCAGGAAGGCACTGCTGGTCGGCATCCATGCCCGCAGACAGCAGACGGGAACGGAAGGCAAGCCGCTGGTTCTCACCATGGTGGCGTTGTACGTCGACCCCGACGACCTGGCGAGCTGCCAAGTGCTGGTCCACAGCGACCGGAGGCAGGCATGGGTGCGTAGTGCCGAGGGTGTGGCGGACTTTCACTCCGGTGCCATCGGAACCACCCGTTTCGGCCGCACAGGAGAGAAGGCGGAGCTGACACGGGATGTGGTCGAGGCCAGACTCGGCGAACTTCTCGCCATGACCCCTGACGGCACCCCCATGGTGATTTTCGTGGACACCCAGGAGACCCGGACCATCTGGCCGGGACTGCAGAACGCACAGCTGAATGCCGGCCCGCTCCCCGGGGACAAGGTGCGTGGAGGCGTTGCCGACATCGCGGTCGTCCGCCTGAACACCGAGCTCAGTGAGATCGGGCGCCCCGTCACCCGACGGGAGAAGGCGAACATGCCGAGCGACCCGGCCAAGCCCGCCGCACCGGACCGCAAGGTGTACCGGCTCCCGGACGCCGACGGGCGCTGCTGGCTCTTCGCAGGCCGATCCGCGTCGATCAAGGCCAAGGGCGGAGACCGGGGAGCTTTCTACACCCGATGGACCTTGCCCGACGGGCTCACCTCCCAACTCGCCGTCCCGTGGCACTCGTACACAGGGAAGGAGATCGTGGTGGTGAGCCCGGGGTCGTGGGCTCCCGAGCAGCTGGCGGGTCTGACGGCAAGCCTCTGCGAGCAGGCCATCTCCTGGGACGACCGGACGCAGATGCCCGTACCGCTCCATCTGGCGACCGTCATCGACTACGACCACCCCGACTACCGGGTGTCGGGGGACGAGGACGCCTGA